The following nucleotide sequence is from Hippopotamus amphibius kiboko isolate mHipAmp2 chromosome 11, mHipAmp2.hap2, whole genome shotgun sequence.
CGCTCGCGGCCCAGGTGAGGCAGCAGGGCAACCGCGGCTGTGGGGGCGGCCCAGCCCGACCGTGGGACTTCAAGCCTCTCTGACTCTGTTCTCCCCTAGGGGCTCCCTGGCGGTGGCCTCCCACCCCCAACTGCACAGCCTGCCCATCAGCACCCCCCGAAGTACTTCACCCGAGGCACCTTCAAACCTGCCGCTCACCTTGTTGGTAAACATCCACCTGCCCTCGTAGACGTGGAGCCCCCCGCCCTCCTCCTACCCCCCTTCAGGGACCCAAGCATCCCCTCCAgctcacccccactcccactccctgcTGTCCTCCCAACCATCCCCCAGGAGCTGAGTCCAGGACCTGCTTCCTCAGGGACGGAGACCTCGGACCCCGCAGGTCCTTGACCTCCATCCCCTCTGGCTCTTTCTAGGAGACCCCAGCACCCAAGACTCCCTGCGCTGGAGAGCAAACACGGATCGTGCCTTCCTCCGCCACGGCTTCTCTCTGAGCAACAATTCCCTTCTGGTCCCCACCAGTGGCCTCTATTTTGTCTACTCCCAGGTGGTCTTCTCTGGGGAAGGCTGCTTCCCcaaggccacccccacccctctctaCCTGGCCCATGAGGTCCAGCTCTTCTCCTCCCAGTACCCATTCCATGTACCTCTCCTCAGCGCTCAGAAGTCTGTGTGCCCAGGGCCACAGGGACCTTGGGTGCGCTCGGTGTACCAGGGCGCTGTGTTCCTGCTCACCCGGGGAGACCAGCTATCCACTCACACAGATGGCATCTCTCACCTGCTCCTCAGCCCCAGTAGTGTCTTCTTTGGAGCCTTCGCTCTATAGAAAAATCCAGGGAGAAAAAATTTGGTTTCAAGGCCTTCTCCCCATTTTGCCTCCATTCTGACCACTTCAGGGGTCACCACACCTCTCCTTTGACCATTCCATCAGTCTCAAGTCTTCCCCCGTTCTCAGCACCTGGAGCTTCCAAAGAAGGAATTCTAGGCACCCCAGGGGACCACACTTCCCTGAACCACCCCGGATGCTCAgctgaggacttcaagcctgcCTAGAAATGCCCACCCAGAGCCCTTCCTCTGCCCTGCCCATCTAGGGGGCCTCGCCCTGGACGTGGAAGGGGAGCTGACACATGAGGGACCTCGGGCGGAtgactgggggcagggggggcattatttatgaagggaaaaaattaaattatttatttatggaggatggagagaagggggaCAACAGAAGAAAGAGATGATACACCCAAGAGACAGAGTGAGAGGGCGTGGGCACGAGGATGACCTCGGGAGAGAGAATAGAAGTGGGTCTGAGGGACCAAGGGGCTGGAAGGAACTGAAAGGCTCTTAAGAGCCAGCTACTGGCTTGACTGGACACCCCACGAGGAGACGTCTGACCCTCGATGAAGCCCAATAAACCTCTTTTCTCTGAAATGCTGTCTGCCTGTATCTGTCTGTCTGGGAGGGGAGGATTCCCAAGCTGTCTCTAAGGAATGGAGGGAGGACAGGAATCAGAGGGCACAGGAGCTGTGGGTATACACAGAGGCCTGAGGGGCTCTGGTGAAGTATGGTGGCCTCACGGGGGGAGGGGACCAGAGGATAAGCTGAGAAGACAAAGGGAAGATGTAGGTCCAAGGTCTGAAGGAGTGGAGATCAGGAGACCCCTGAGGAATGGGGGTTACAGGAGGCTTCTGAGGAGCAGTGACCACACAGAACGGTGTTCAGGACTACGGGGGAGGAGCATGGAACCCCTTGGAAGACATGGCCATGCCAGGGCCCCGAGGAGTGGGAGAGTTTCCAAGGCTGGGAGACTGGAAAACACAGGGGACGTTTCAGGAGA
It contains:
- the LTA gene encoding lymphotoxin-alpha encodes the protein MTPPGRLCLLRVCSTPLLLLLLGLLLALPLAAQGLPGGGLPPPTAQPAHQHPPKYFTRGTFKPAAHLVGDPSTQDSLRWRANTDRAFLRHGFSLSNNSLLVPTSGLYFVYSQVVFSGEGCFPKATPTPLYLAHEVQLFSSQYPFHVPLLSAQKSVCPGPQGPWVRSVYQGAVFLLTRGDQLSTHTDGISHLLLSPSSVFFGAFAL